GTGATAgctagttgtattatcactggactgttaatccagagtgctagataatattctgaggatctgggttcgaatcccaccatggcagctggtggaatttgaattcagtaaaatatctggaattaagaatgtaatggtaaccatgaatctattgttggaataacccacctggttcactaatctcctttaagGAAGGGGCCTGgcttccttacctggtttggcctgtatgtgattccagattctcagtaatgtggttgattcttaactgccctcttggcatttagggatgggcaataaatgctgcctagccagcgacaccctcaccccgtgaatgaataaagaaaattaatcaCAACTAAGATCAAACATTCAGTGCCTGCTCAGATTTATTACGTTCCACTAAATTATATTGGTGGAGTGAAATCTCAGTGCAAATTTTATTACAATGCCTACTTCAAATATCAAAAACCTTCAGTTGTACATCTCTAGATCTTTGGCGACCAAATGACAGTTATAGCCTCAGAATTGCTGCTGCAGACTCTAATCAGCAAGCTAATGGCATTTCAGGGAGGCAACTTGCAACTTCTGACCTGGATGATTTAATAACTGTGGAGTGGATTTTTCAGTCAAGAATGTCTTCTGTGTCCGTATTCCACATGTAATCAGTTCTGATATTATTGTGCATAGTCAGCTAGGGGGAGGAAATGATTCAGTTTGTATTCCTGTGTAAGTGAATGATGACAATTTAATGTCGCCCTAAAGATCCTATGTAATCAGTCTTTTTCTTGAACACCCGGCAATTAGTTCACTCTCGGCTGAATAATTGCAAGAATGCTTAATCCAGTTACCTAACAGTCACTTGTAGATTGATCTGTTTTGTTACTTCCCTCGGAAGGTGATGCTGTGGAACCTTCAGAAAACCCGCCCTCTTTGGACTGTGAACCTTCAGGACCTAGTGCAAGAGGAGATGGAAGAAATGCAGCAGGGAGCTGGGTGTCAGCTTTTCAATCCACCACTGGCCCACTTCACAACAGTTGCCAGTTGTGGCAACATATTTGGCTGTGGGGCTGAAGATGGCAAGATACGGTTATTCAGAGTGACGGGAACAAGATTTGAGTTGGAATATGCGTTCCGTGGTCACAGTTTGGGTGTTTCTCAGGTTCATTTTctgaactctctttctcacccgtATTGGCTCATTTCTGGAGGCAATGATGCAAGTGTCAGACTGTGGGATGTTAGTGAGCAAATCACATCTGATGTCAAAGTCCCTTTAAAATCAACTGGGAAAAAATCAGTTGGCCCTACTTCTAAGAAAGGTCTTGGGGTTGGAAGAAGTGACCGTGATGCAAAAAcctggaaagaaaataaatcaaattctaTTTTGCCAAAACTCAGTATTGAACATGGAGAAAAAGTGAACTGGATTTCTGCTGTGGACACGAAAGGTTCTAAGTATATACTAGTTGCTGATCAATCTTGTCAGATATCACTATATCCCCTCTCAGGCTTATAGATAATGCAGTGTGTGATCATTTTCAGAAGATATTGTCTCATCTTTAATTAAAGAGAGAATGTAAACCTAACTTGTTAAGGGCTCTTGTGATGTAATGGTTTGTCCCtgtctctgggccagaaggccggGGCTCGAATCTCTCCTGCTCCAGAAGTTTGTcatgacatgtctgaacaggtttgattaaaaatatctaaaactaAATCAGTGGAGTTCCAGCAAAGTTTGGAATGTTTTAATTGAAACCCAGATATTCTTGGTGAAATTTGAGGGCTACCTGTGTATACTTTCTTATAAACAGCTTTGATATATCAACACTTTCACAATGGTTTATATAATGCAAAAAACTGTTAGAATAATCCAACAAACATTAGCCTCTCAAATTGGCAAAATTGTGTTTTTTCGATTCAAAGAATTAAAAACGAATCATATTTATGCAGGTTTTGACATTAAAACTCGGAGTACGTAAATGTATTTAGAGTTTAAAAATCTTTTATATAACTACTTTGAGAACACTCGGAGGGGGCCCCTTCAAACTGGGAATACTGAAGAGCAACTAAGAGATCACTGGGAATTTTGGAAGCAGGAAGCAGTAATCGTGGGTGCTGATTTAATGTTTTCTGTGAGCAGTTCGTCATCGATCATGAAGCAGAATATTGCAGTTgctgaaaaactgaaataaaatgctggaaaaatcttTAGGTGGCAAGAAAATAGGTAACATTTCAGGTGTAATCTTAAGTCAGAATTGGAAAATGGTTGATGTGTAGTGGGTTTTGACCTGGAGTGAGTGGTACAAGGAGTAAAGGAGGCTCTGTGATAGAGTGAAAGACAGGAGAAATTGACTAACACGGGTTAGTCCTCCAGGGCCAAAGGATAAGAGCAGGACATGGCACAGGTACAGTAATCAATGTAAGAGGGGGGTGGCAGTGGCGGCGGCAGCAGGGGCGGATGATGATGGTAACGGATGGAAAGTGATTGCTCCTCTTCCAAAGAGATGGACACCCCTCTAGCTGTCATGATATGTGGAAGATATGGAGGGATTGAACATCCATGATGAAGAAGGGACAGAATCAGGAAATTGGAACTTTTAAAGTGATAGGAAGCATCAGAAGAGTAATAGGTGTAGATAGAGTAAGTCTAGATGATGGGAGGAAAATAGTCAAGATAAAAAGAAGTATGTTAATTGGGGCAAGAACAAGTGGAAACAAATCTTCAAGGGCAGTCCAGTAGAAGAAATCTGTATGGCGTTAGGGAACGATGAGGTGCAAAGCCACAGTTGCAAGATCCACTCTATCTCCATAGAACCCTACCATGCAAATATATGGAATGTAATACTTGACCTTTTACTTTGTCTCTTCTTACTATTTAAGGTTCCACACATTCCTACATGAAATATGATTTAGGTGAACACCTTTCACACCAGTTTACTATATTCCCTGCTCAGTGCAATCTTCTCCATACTGGGGAGATCAAATGCAGTTTGCAAGACTGCTTTCTTGAACACCTCTGTTCTGTTTGCAATTGTGATTATAAATTTCCATTGTTCTGTCATTTTAATTCATGCCTTTGCTTTTATGCTGATATTTCTGCCCTTGGTATACTCTTCTATTCCATTCAGCTTCAGAACCAGCCCGTCATCTTTGGTTTAGACACTTTATATGCCATTGGACTCAAACTTCAGTTCAGCAATTTCAGATCATAAACTCCAACCCCATTTTATTCCCTTTCTTTCCTCATTTGTGTTTTTATATCAGTCAGCAGCTTATCTACTTGAAGCatatattttgtttcctttcttatCCCGTCATATTCCCTTTGACCATAGAGGATAACTCTTATGTTGGTCAATCTCTTCCGTCTGATCAAAGATTTGACTTTGTCCCACCCAGACCTTGGTAAGACTTATTATATCTTGTAAGTTTGctgagttctgatgaaaggtcacaggtTTGGTTCTCTATGCTGATGCTGCTTAACCTTGAGATATTTCCCCAGAATGTTGTTTTTAATTTATAATAATCCTGCCTATTAACCATGTTGGAGTTGCCGAAATAAAACTTAGAGAACTCAGTCTCGTAATTCTTTCAAATCTGTTTTTGGCAATATGATGGTCTGCAAAAGTTCCAGCAGTTGAAGGGACACATTGTTTTCCTTCAAGTCATGTTGATCCGTAATTTGTGCAATGGGAAATCGAATAAACCGCATATGTTCAGCAGACTTAGATGTTTTGGAAAAGCCCAACTATTATCAGGTACAATTATCATCTGGTTGAAATCAAGGGTTTTGAGACCTGCTAGTGTTTTGGAGTAAGCATTTGAGTGCAAATAAAGCTTGAAATTTAAAACTACATTACGGAGTTGGTGTGTGTGCGTTTTTTTTAGAATTTCCTAATTTCCAGTGTGGCACTTAATTTACATATATAAATGACCATACCTAATGCCCGTTTTCATTCTTTTTCTCAATCATTGGGATATGATTAACACATTACTGAAACAAGAGATGTGGTCCCTATGATCTTAACAGACCATGTAATACCAACCAGCTTTATCGCAGCCATACAGCTTAAAATTTGGGTAAAAGATTCTGGGACCTTAAGTATGAAGCATGTTGACAAAGCTGCAGAGTATTGACCAATTATTGCTGAGCTGAGTCATAAAAGTACAGCATGGGAAAGGGCCAATTGAGTCTGTACTaatcaaaaacaaccatctaactattcccatttaccaacatttggcctaCAGTCTTGTGTGACTTCTGTTAATTTTTGTGTATCCTTGATAATTTCGACAATATTCCTGTTTGTGATTATCCAAAACCTACACACTCATCACGTATTTACAAATAATAACACAGCCATAGCTGAGCTAGTTGCTGACTTCTGAGAATCCAACATAGAATATTTGACAAAGCTGTGACAGTAGGCAGGATGTTCCTGCAGTTGTGTGTCACTTCTTACATATGAtggtagtgtttttttttcctctcaatcTCAAAAAATTCTCTTCCAGGCACAGTAGAATTGTCTTTGTAGCTTGTGTTTCCATTTTAGGACTTTATCTGTTATTCCTGTTTTCCTTTGATCTGAGACTTGCATCATGTTATGTATGACCACATGGATTAGGAGCAGATGTAGAGTATACAGCCGTTTGACCCTACTCCTCTATTCAATAAGGTAATGGTTGATAGATTTGTACTtagaattccagattcccaactACCCCAGATAACTTTAGACTCTCCTGTTAAACAAGGGAATCAGTCGACCTCTGCCATAAAAATGCTC
The sequence above is drawn from the Stegostoma tigrinum isolate sSteTig4 chromosome 14, sSteTig4.hap1, whole genome shotgun sequence genome and encodes:
- the wdr53 gene encoding WD repeat-containing protein 53; the protein is MATKWTVGDLSPVLCLDVNSEGLVASGAEKGALTIWNSQGAAISHLNLGDGDDVTCVSFSHNCSNILYTSHGKTVSVLDIRAFEEPADCFQVNEDEINCLSVNETGSHLAAADDSGSIKVIELASKKVSRSLRRHSNICSCVTFRPQRPQSLLSCGLDMQVMLWNLQKTRPLWTVNLQDLVQEEMEEMQQGAGCQLFNPPLAHFTTVASCGNIFGCGAEDGKIRLFRVTGTRFELEYAFRGHSLGVSQVHFLNSLSHPYWLISGGNDASVRLWDVSEQITSDVKVPLKSTGKKSVGPTSKKGLGVGRSDRDAKTWKENKSNSILPKLSIEHGEKVNWISAVDTKGSKYILVADQSCQISLYPLSGL